In one Balaenoptera musculus isolate JJ_BM4_2016_0621 chromosome 20, mBalMus1.pri.v3, whole genome shotgun sequence genomic region, the following are encoded:
- the NCBP3 gene encoding LOW QUALITY PROTEIN: nuclear cap-binding protein subunit 3 (The sequence of the model RefSeq protein was modified relative to this genomic sequence to represent the inferred CDS: deleted 4 bases in 3 codons): MAAVRGLRVSLKAEVPAGPALGPPSPEAESGLDRGEPEPMEVEEGELEVVPVRRSLKELIPDTSRRYENKAGSFITGIDVTSKEAIEKKEQRAKRFHFRSEVNLAQRNVALDRDMMKKAIPKVRLETIYICGVDEMSTQDVFSYFKEYPPAHIEWLDDTSCNLVWLDEMTATRALINMSSLPALDKIRSKDANEDKSSEKSKKDKQEDSSDDDEAEEGEVEDENASDVELDTLSQVEEESLLRNDLRPANKLAKGNRLFMRFATKDDKKELGAARRSQYYMKYGNPNYGGMKGILSNSWKRRYHSRRIQRDVIKKRALIGDDVGLTSYKHRHSGLVNVPEEPIEEEEEEEEEEEDQDMDADDRVVVEYHEELPALKQTRERSTSRRSSASSSDSDEMDYDLELKMISTPSPKKSMKMTMYADEVESQLKNIRNSMRADTLSTSNIKNRIGNKLTPEKFADVRHLLDEKRQHTRPRPPGSSTKTDIRQRLGKRPHSPEKAFSSNPVVRREPFSDVHSRLGVPRQDVKGLYSDTREKKSGSLWTRLGSAPKTKEKNTKKVDHRAPGTEEDDSELQRAWGALIKEKEQSRQKRAGLDNLPSLQIEVSRESSSGSEAES, encoded by the exons ATGGCGGCCGTACGGGGCCTGCGAGTGTCGTTGAAGGCGGAGGTCCCAGCGGGGCCGGCCTTGGGGCCCCCGTCGCCTGAAGCGGAGTCAGGTTTGGACCGCGGCGAGCCGGAGCccatggaggtggaggagggcgAGCTGGAGGTCGTGCCGGTTCGGCGCTCGCTGAAGGAACTGATCCCG GACACAAGCAGAAGATATGAAAACAAGGCTGGCAGCTTCATCACTGGAATCGATGTCACCTCCAAG GAagcaattgaaaagaaagaacagcGAGCCAAGCGCTTCCATTTTCGATCAGAAGTAAATCTTGCCCAAAGAAATGTAGCCTTGGACCGAGACATGATGAAGAAAG CAATCCCCAAAGTGAGACTGGAGACAATCTACATTTGCGGCGTAGATGAGATGAGTACCCAGGAtgtcttttcctattttaaagaatatCCTCCGGCCCACATTGAGTGGTTGGATGATACCTCCT GTAACTTGGTTTGGTTGGATGAA ATGACAGCCACACGAGCCCTTATCAATATGAGT TCCCTGCCAGCCCTGGATAAGATAAGAAGCAAGGATGCCAATGAGGACAAGTCATctgagaaaagtaaaaaag ACAAGCAAGAAGACAGTTCCGATGACGATGAGGCTGAAGAAGGAGAAGTTGAAGATGAGAACGCAAGTGATGTAGAG TTGGACACGTTGTCTCAGGTAGAAGAAGAGTCTCTGCTAAGAAATGATCTTCGTCCAGCGAACAAACTTGCTAAAGGAAATAGATTATTCATGAGATTTGCTACAAAAG atGACAAAAAGGAACTTGGAGCAGCGAGAAGAAGTCAGTATTACATGAAATATGGGAATCCAAATTACGGAGGCATGAAAGGAATTCTTAGTAATTCTTG GAAGCGAAGATACCATTCCCGTCGCATTCAGCGGGATGTGATCAAGAAGAGAGCCCTGATTGGGGACGACGTTGGCTTGACATCCTATAAACACCGACATTCCG GACTAGTGAATGTTCCTGAGGAACCcattgaagaggaggaagaggaggaggaggaagaggaggaccaGGACATGGATGCTGATGACAGGGTGGTGGTGGAGTACCACGAGGAGCTCCCAGCCCTCAAGCAGACCCGGGAGCGGAGCACATCTCGGCGGTCTAGTGCCAGCAGCTCAGACTCAGATGAAATGGACTATGATCTAGAACTGAAAATGATTTCCACTCCTTCACCAAAGAAGAGCATGAAAATGACGATGTATGCTGACGAAGTGGAATCGCAGTTGAAAAATATCAG gaactccatgagggcagataCTCTATCTACAAGCAATATAAAAAACCGAATTGGTAACAAATTAACACCTGAGAAATTTGCAGATGTCCGACATTTGTTAGATGAAAAACGTCAACACACACGTCCACGGCCACCTGGCAGCAGTACTAAAACAG atatACGCCAGCGATTAGGAAAAAGACCACATTCTCCGGAAAAGGCTTTTAGTAGTAACCCAGTCGTTCGGAGAGAGCCCTTTTCTGATGTACATAGTAGGCTAGGTGTTCCCAGGCAAGATGTTAAAGGCCTCTACTCTGATACTCGGGAGAAGAAATCAG GTAGTTTATGGACTCGCTTAGGATCTGCACCCAAGACCAAAGAAAAGAACACGAAGAAAGTGGATCACAGGGCGCCCGGCACAGAGGAAGATGACTCCGAGCTGCAAAGGGCATGGGGGGCTCTGATtaaggagaaagaacagtctcGCCAAAAG AGAGCCGGTTTAGATAACTTACCATCTCTCCAGATTGAAGTTAGTCGGGAAAGCAGCTCTGGTTCAGAGGCAGAGTCCTGA